A single window of Streptomyces sp. NBC_00464 DNA harbors:
- the lnt gene encoding apolipoprotein N-acyltransferase, whose product MPSGAVGRERGERILGSALGRGCAALLAGALPALAFPAPGLWWFAYVALVPLLLLIRSAGTGRRAALDGWLGGTGYMLAVHHWLMPSLHVFIVVLAALLGLLWAPWGLLVSRLLRGPVSGGKVVVAVVVVPCGWLMIETVRSWEGLGGPWGLLGASQWQVPPALRLASVGGVWLVSLLVVAVNTALVLLLTRPAARAMAVVTLVVAAVAVGSVWVWAPQPERTGTARIAVVQPGVVEGPGSVQRRLARSEELTRSLAGRDLDLVVWGESSVGVDPARRPDVTARIAALSRLVGADVLVNVDARQTDASGRTGIFKSAVLVGPQGLTGDRYDKMRLVPFGEYVPARSALGWATSMGKAAGEDRLRGTGPVTMTLPGAHGLRIGPLVCFESAFPDMSRRLTRDGARLLVAQSSTSSFQHGWAPGQHASLGALRAAENGRPMVHATLTGVSAVYGPQGQRVGAPLGTDTSGAAVYGVPLARGTTLYVRLGDWPLYGALGVLAAFGAFEGVRSVRRRDRAEPAGAAAAVAACGAGSVGSARTTGESPAESAPE is encoded by the coding sequence ATGCCGAGCGGGGCCGTGGGGCGCGAGCGGGGCGAACGGATACTCGGCTCGGCCCTGGGACGCGGATGCGCCGCGCTCCTGGCCGGCGCGCTGCCCGCGCTCGCGTTCCCCGCGCCGGGGCTGTGGTGGTTCGCGTACGTCGCCCTGGTCCCGTTGCTGCTGCTGATCCGGTCCGCCGGTACGGGGCGCAGGGCGGCGCTCGACGGCTGGCTCGGCGGAACGGGCTACATGCTGGCGGTGCACCACTGGCTGATGCCGAGCCTGCATGTGTTCATCGTGGTGCTGGCGGCCCTGCTCGGTCTGCTGTGGGCCCCCTGGGGGCTGCTGGTCAGCCGGCTTCTGCGCGGACCGGTCTCCGGCGGCAAGGTCGTGGTGGCTGTGGTCGTGGTTCCGTGCGGCTGGCTGATGATCGAGACGGTCCGCTCCTGGGAGGGTCTCGGCGGCCCCTGGGGGCTCCTCGGCGCGAGCCAGTGGCAGGTGCCGCCGGCGCTCCGGCTGGCGTCGGTGGGCGGGGTCTGGCTGGTGAGCCTGCTCGTGGTCGCGGTGAACACGGCCCTCGTCCTGCTGCTCACGCGCCCTGCCGCCCGCGCGATGGCTGTCGTGACACTCGTGGTGGCCGCCGTGGCCGTGGGATCGGTGTGGGTGTGGGCGCCGCAGCCCGAGCGGACCGGGACGGCGCGGATCGCCGTCGTGCAGCCCGGCGTCGTCGAGGGGCCCGGCAGCGTGCAGCGCCGGTTGGCGCGCAGTGAGGAGCTGACGCGCTCACTGGCGGGCCGGGACCTCGACCTGGTCGTGTGGGGTGAGAGCAGCGTCGGCGTCGATCCGGCGAGGCGGCCCGATGTCACCGCCCGGATCGCCGCGCTGTCGCGCCTGGTGGGTGCGGACGTGCTGGTGAACGTGGATGCCCGACAGACCGATGCGTCGGGCCGGACCGGGATCTTCAAGAGCGCTGTGCTGGTGGGTCCGCAGGGGCTGACCGGGGACCGCTACGACAAGATGCGTCTGGTTCCCTTCGGCGAGTACGTCCCGGCCCGCTCGGCGCTCGGGTGGGCCACCTCGATGGGCAAGGCGGCGGGCGAGGACCGCCTGCGCGGCACGGGTCCGGTGACGATGACGCTGCCCGGCGCGCACGGCCTGCGTATCGGTCCGCTCGTCTGCTTCGAGTCCGCGTTCCCCGACATGAGCCGGCGGCTGACCCGTGACGGCGCCCGGCTGCTGGTCGCCCAGTCGTCCACGTCGTCCTTCCAGCACGGCTGGGCACCCGGCCAGCACGCCTCGCTGGGTGCGCTGCGGGCCGCCGAGAACGGCCGCCCGATGGTGCACGCCACGCTCACGGGCGTCAGTGCGGTGTACGGCCCGCAGGGGCAGCGCGTCGGGGCTCCGCTCGGTACGGACACGAGCGGGGCGGCGGTGTACGGCGTGCCGCTGGCCCGGGGCACGACGCTGTATGTGCGGCTGGGCGACTGGCCGCTGTACGGCGCGCTGGGTGTGCTGGCCGCCTTCGGCGCCTTCGAAGGCGTACGTTCCGTGCGCAGGCGCGACCGGGCGGAGCCGGCGGGTGCGGCCGCAGCGGTTGCGGCATGTGGTGCGGGGTCGGTGGGCTCCGCCCGTACGACCGGGGAATCCCCGGCAGAGTCCGCGCCGGAGTGA
- a CDS encoding universal stress protein has protein sequence MTSTELPVIAAVDGSTHSRDALDWAAREAAGRGLPLVVVHVRLLTRRTGQEAQEREAQELLAQSVRRVNRIAPGLRATTLAPLDFPSAALVSLSRDASLVVVGSRGLGGFRSLMLGSNSLATASMAKCPVVVINGGRADEEPDESLQDSFRDVVAGVAADESSEAVLEFAFETAAARPGARLRIVHGWTMFSSMLSGGPVFDRDAAADAAERSLAELTAGRREKYPQVEVVKEPVNGSASRTLVTASATAALTVIGRRKGGESLGLGLSPVAQTTLTHALGPVAVVPC, from the coding sequence ATGACCAGTACAGAGCTTCCCGTGATCGCCGCAGTCGACGGGTCCACGCACAGCCGCGACGCGCTGGACTGGGCGGCCCGTGAGGCGGCCGGGCGGGGGCTTCCCCTGGTGGTCGTGCACGTCCGGCTGCTGACCAGGCGTACCGGCCAGGAGGCCCAGGAGCGCGAGGCGCAGGAGCTGCTTGCCCAGTCCGTGCGTCGCGTGAACCGGATCGCGCCCGGGCTGCGGGCCACGACGCTCGCACCGCTCGACTTCCCTTCGGCAGCGCTCGTCTCGCTCAGTCGTGATGCGTCGCTGGTGGTGGTCGGCTCACGCGGACTGGGCGGGTTCCGCTCCCTGATGCTGGGCTCCAACAGCCTGGCGACCGCCTCGATGGCCAAGTGTCCCGTGGTTGTCATCAACGGCGGGCGGGCGGACGAGGAGCCGGACGAGAGCCTCCAGGATTCCTTCCGGGACGTCGTCGCGGGGGTGGCCGCGGACGAGAGCAGTGAGGCGGTGCTGGAGTTCGCCTTCGAGACGGCGGCGGCCCGTCCCGGTGCGCGGCTGCGGATCGTGCACGGCTGGACGATGTTCTCGTCGATGCTCTCCGGCGGCCCCGTCTTCGACCGGGATGCGGCGGCCGACGCGGCCGAGCGGTCCCTCGCCGAGCTGACAGCGGGCCGGCGCGAGAAGTATCCGCAGGTGGAGGTCGTGAAGGAGCCCGTCAACGGCTCCGCGTCGCGCACCTTGGTGACCGCGTCCGCGACCGCGGCCCTGACGGTCATCGGCCGGCGCAAGGGCGGCGAATCCCTCGGGCTCGGTCTCTCCCCGGTGGCGCAGACGACGCTCACGCACGCGCTCGGTCCGGTGGCCGTGGTGCCCTGCTGA
- a CDS encoding flavin reductase family protein has translation MRIDFDPGATDTGTFYRLLTAVVVPRPIAWISTVTPDGETANLAPHSFFTIACVSPPVVQFTSVGRKDTLLNIEATGSFVVNFAPEHLFEQINATATDFPRGISEFEAVGVEQEPSLRVKPPRVAGSPVALECELHSTVLLGDSTVVFGRVVHAAVDEDVMTDGHPEVTALRPLTRLGKDEWGTFGGVREISRVPYTRWQEDREAR, from the coding sequence ATGCGCATCGACTTCGACCCCGGGGCCACCGACACCGGCACGTTCTACCGACTGCTCACCGCCGTGGTCGTGCCCCGGCCCATCGCGTGGATCTCCACCGTCACCCCCGACGGCGAGACGGCCAATCTGGCCCCCCACTCCTTCTTCACGATTGCCTGCGTCAGCCCGCCCGTCGTGCAGTTCACCTCGGTGGGGCGCAAGGACACGCTGCTCAACATCGAGGCGACGGGCTCCTTCGTGGTGAACTTCGCCCCGGAGCACCTCTTCGAGCAGATCAACGCCACAGCGACCGACTTCCCGCGCGGCATCAGCGAGTTCGAGGCCGTGGGCGTCGAGCAGGAACCCAGCCTGCGGGTGAAGCCGCCGCGCGTGGCGGGCTCGCCGGTCGCGCTGGAATGCGAACTGCACAGCACGGTCCTGCTCGGCGACTCCACCGTCGTGTTCGGCCGTGTGGTGCATGCCGCGGTCGACGAGGACGTCATGACGGACGGCCACCCGGAGGTCACCGCGCTGCGCCCGCTGACCCGGCTCGGCAAGGACGAATGGGGAACGTTCGGAGGCGTACGGGAGATCTCCCGCGTCCCGTACACCCGCTGGCAGGAGGACCGCGAGGCACGCTGA
- a CDS encoding nuclear transport factor 2 family protein, whose protein sequence is MTQRVDLSTVMDRLSIDAVITGYAVAVDDGAWPDYRALFTTEGRADYRTAGGIEGPAAEVAQWLSETMLLFPVRQHLIVNRRLDLQDLGGYPGDRARVQADYMNPMRLVSGPDGDPGSADRPTAPNFVSGGRYAFELLRTDDGWRIQGVTVHEKWRSLSDVLTAR, encoded by the coding sequence ATGACGCAGCGCGTGGATCTCTCGACCGTGATGGACCGGCTCTCCATCGATGCAGTGATCACCGGCTACGCGGTGGCGGTGGACGACGGCGCGTGGCCGGACTACCGGGCCCTGTTCACCACGGAGGGGCGCGCCGACTACCGCACCGCCGGCGGCATCGAGGGTCCCGCCGCCGAGGTGGCGCAGTGGCTCTCCGAAACCATGCTGCTCTTCCCCGTACGGCAGCACCTGATCGTCAACCGCCGCCTGGACCTTCAGGACCTCGGCGGCTATCCGGGCGACCGGGCCCGGGTGCAGGCCGACTACATGAACCCGATGCGGCTCGTGAGCGGACCGGACGGGGACCCGGGCTCGGCGGACCGTCCGACCGCACCCAACTTCGTCTCCGGCGGGCGGTACGCCTTCGAGCTGCTCCGTACCGACGACGGCTGGCGGATCCAGGGCGTGACGGTCCACGAGAAGTGGCGGAGCCTGTCGGACGTCCTCACCGCCAGGTGA